The Monodelphis domestica isolate mMonDom1 chromosome 5, mMonDom1.pri, whole genome shotgun sequence DNA segment TCTCAATGGTGATTGTTTTGGAAGGTAGGACTAAGAGAAACAGGAATCCCAGAGTACTGGAGTGAGAAGTTATTCCAGGTACCACGTGATCTAACCTGTTCCTCTTGCAACTTTCCTCACAAGTGGCCACTCAACTCCTGAGGAAAGACCTCTAGGGAAGTGGAGCCCATCAGCTCCCCAGACACTCCATTTCATGTTAGGGTGACTCTCCTGAGTTGCTTGCCTGTTGTTCCTCgttctgccctctggagtcaAAGAGAACAAATCTGATCTATCTTCTACATGAAACCCCCTGAAATATATAAACACAGTTGGAAGTTCTCACTTTCCAATGTTTTCTTCTTCTCAATAAATAGCCCCACTTCCTGCTACTGACCCCTCCATGCCCAATCTCCATCGGGGTGACACCCTTTCTGAATCCTCTCCAGTGTGTCAATGTCCTGCCTGAAAAATGGCTCCCAGGATTAAGCATGATACTCTAGATGGGATCTGATCAAGGTCGAGGGAGGCCAATCGATGGACGGCATGGTGGCTGGAAGTCAGAAAACCGGGCTCGGACTTTTGACTCTCTTCCTTAGAGTCCTGGATTTCAAGCTGGGAGAGACTGCTAGGTTCCcctcacaaatgaggaaatcaggCATGTGCCCAAGGGCACCCTTATCTTCATAATTCTCATTTGAGTTCATTGGCTAAACGCTTATCACCTTTCCCTCACGAGGGTCAGCAGGTTAGCTGTCTTTTACGATGGAGCCGGACTCCAGGGCTGTCCGTCCCTTCAGCCTTTTTCAGGATCTGACAACGGTCAGCAAAAGTTTTTGTTATGCAAGAAAGCTGATCACAACcagtgaatttttataaaagataattttatttaaaattacataaagtttcttttaaaattattacaattccataaatacaacataaatatttatttttttagggatGGGGAAAATGACTAGGCCTGTGGTTTCACTGCTTTGAGGAACTCTTGGAAGAGGAGGAATCACCTTTTTCTAGTGTAGACTGGCACTTTCTTTGTACTGAGTCATAAAGAGTTTTGTGGGCCATTGGGAgcttaatgacttgcccagagtcattcagTCAGTATGTGTCAAACTTGAATTCAAGCTTTCTGATCCCAAAGTTAACCCTCTAATTAGCACATCACTGGAGGTAAAATCTACTCAAGGGATCTCTTGGTTCTGCAGCTAGGAAACAAGGATGGCAATTCCTCTCTTCGGATAActtatcaacaaaatagaaaatagatgttttaaatctataaattaatattacattatggggaataaatattacataaatacaaataaattaattaaaaataatcagaAGTAGCGCCTTATTGGTCATACTTTTTGGTTCTTCACAGAGAACAACACGATCATCTGCCCACTAGAcagatttttttcagtgaaggaaggaaggggcatGAACTAAAACGTTCAGGCATCGAGACTCCTGGTTTTCAGATACCGAACAGCCCGGACAGTCCCCTGGATGAAGCGGGTATAGTGCCACAGGATGAGACGGAAACCCACCTTCCTAGACCAGGCTGTCAGAGACTGCAGTTCGGAGAGTAGGATACTGGAGGTAGTTGGGTTGGTGGTGGGAACTAGATCTGTCTTTTTGATCTGGagggatgaaaagagaaaaaaaaagatgatttttagTCTTCTTTTAAACTACTCTTGGGGGAAGACCTGCCATTATTTCTGGGAGACGTGGTCAGGGATGGGAAATGCCGCTATAATGTGGACCAAATCTAATGAGGAGCATGCACTTTGGCCAACCTCCATGGTCCTGGATGGAATCCTGGTCTCTGACTTCTTCCTGTAAAGGAACCTATCTGAATAATCCTACCTCTCTTGTTCCAGTGACAGAAACCCCCCAACAACACTATCCTTTTGACCTTCCTTTGATTGTGATGATTCGGAATATTTTCATGGTTAGTTCTGCACGATTTAGAGTCTGAATGGTCAGTTTGTGGGGGGTCAAAAGCCTCTTTCGCTGTCTATTTACTCAGGAGATTTCGCTGTCTTAGCCCTATGCAGGACTTGGGATGTTACTGTTCCCGTAGCAGCTACAGCATGGGTTTAGAAACACGATTTACAACTTTGGTTACCAGAGTGGCTTGCTAACAGTAGATGCATGATAAGCGCTTGTTGAATGGCATGACTATGGATGACTGAGGGTGGTCATCTGCTCTTTTATGGCCCCCTGACATAGCTTTTGTCTCTTTAGGTGCTAAAAATCTAGGGTGAATTCTAGTCCTTACTTTAGGGGGCTTTCATTGGTTTGAGCAAAGGGCAGAAGGACTTTGACATGGCTGGCCATAGCCCTTCTTCCTAGGTTGATGTTTCTGCAGAGAAGTATTTGATCATGACTTGAATATTCTGGGTCCAAATTCAGGTAGCAAACTTAACTGACAAGCCAAGCACACTTCAAGAAAACAAGGAAGCTAAGTTGTCGACACAGCTTAATGCCTCCACCTGCTCAGCCTTGATCAGTTATTTTTGGCCCCACATGCTTCATTCAGTTCCTTTTCCTAATTCAGTTTCTTTGAATTCACCAAGTTCAGACTAAGCTGAAGACCAAAGTGGGCTGTGCTGCCATTGTCTGTAACCATCCCAGCCAAAAGTAACCGATCCTTCCATGGGGGAGGTTGAGCGTGTGCTCAGTCTATAGAGAAAGACGTGCATGCCAATaaattcaactcaataaacacttattcaGCATCTACTTTGTGCAAAGCACTCTTGGAAACTGTTGAAAAATTGTCCGATGGAGCCAACGTAAGCGCTAGAGAGAGAACGTCCCTCATCCTTGTCTGTTGGTAAACAGAACCCACAGTCCAGTTCATTTCTCCATGGGATTGCACCATGAACATCATTCTTTGGGTCAGAGGGTCCACTTCCTGAAGTCTTCGTGAGACTTTTCTACCTCTGTAAATTTCAGGGGCTACATCCTTCATCCATTTAGGAAGCTGTCAAccgaggtcttttttttttaatgactaatGTCAGTAAATATCCTCTCCTTCCTTAAGTTACCTTCTTGGTGCTATGGAAGCTTCAacaagataacatttataaaatactttgcaaacaaTTAAGCTCAATCTAAATGTCTATGATTGTTTTCAGTGGCAAAGAAGATGCCAGAATTCTAAGCCTCTCTAATCATCACTTGCCCTTGCAGACAGGTTCTCCTGCTCCATTCTAATCTCCTTCTCTTTTAGTCTTGGACTTTGGAACTTGTGGGAGTCAGAAGACTCCAAGTGGGACTTCCCATTACTAGTATGTATGTCATCTTAGGAATGATCTTTCCCTTGGACAGGAACAGGTTATTTGTCACTTCTGAGAACTATCTTCCTAATATGTGCCATGCCATACTGCTAAGACTTTTCAATCAGaaaatttccaagaattcctaCAAAAAgctattcttaaaataaaaagtgatcaACAGTGGGCAGTTACATGGCTCAGCAGGtggagaatcaggcctggagacaggaagtcctgggttcaaatctgacctcagatatttcctagctgtgtgaccctgggtaaatcacttaaccccatttactgctcttctgccttggaagtgatacttgatcttgattctaagatagaaggtaagagtttgaaagCTGTGgtcatgattttttcttttgttttattgatagTTGGCATATGTTTTAGACAGTCACATGAGGAACAATTTCCCACTTCCTGGCTGTCATGCACTTCTGAACTAGTCTCTATGACTGGCACCGAAATGGGATATCCCAACAGCTTccacagaagagaaggaaaggagcgCCTCAATTGTCAGGAAGCCCCTGATGGGGCTTCTGATTGGCTTCTAGCTGTCttgtttttgcattttaaaagaccTTCAAGTTTTCTTTGGGGAGTCTGTTCCTTGGGCTATCTCCCTTTCTAATTTGCAGCCATTGCTTCTTGGGATGGGCAAAGGGAAACTCACCACGGTCTTCAGAGTGTTGGCTAATTGAGTAGTGCTCAGCTTTAGGGTTTGAAACCTGTTATCCTCCATCTCAGTTTCCATGTAGTTAAGAAATATGTCAAAGTCTTGAAGACCACTGATGATCTTTATCAAGCATGTCTCCTTAtgtgaaataaaaagagaaaaattatagttGCCAATAGGTAAGAGCattgtgtaaaataaaataaaattggtctTTTAAAGCACATCTTGGattgcctccttttccatttttttcccctaccCCTTGAACCAAATTAAAAGGCTACTCTTAGGATATCATCTCATTCTCCTCCCAATGATCCTGTGGAGTTGGAAAAGTCCAGTTGCCTGCTTTTCCATCTGGACAAACTGAGACACCACTTCAATGACTTTGCTAAAAGCCAAACAGGTGTTGAGACCTGGGAATAGGATTCATTCCCcagtttctccctcttctcttcactTTCTTAAATTATAGACCTTCCCTAGGTCAGAGGGTCTTGGACTTGGACTCCTTTCATGGAGTAATCATGATTCAGGACAGATTATATCACTGTTTGGATGGGAAAGGAACAGCTCAGAATGATTTCATGAAGAAGGGAAGCTTGATGGTATGCCAATGGTCAGCTGGGGAAGAAAAGGTCAATGGACCATGTAATGGAACATCATCTGTCTTTTATCTCTTACAAATTTCCATTCTTTGAGATCTGGAGGTATAAAAATACATTCACACCAAGAGGAATATCTAGGTTTGTTTTATATCATGAAAATGGGACCATCATTGGGGTCTCTTTTAAATTACCTGCCTTGTgaaatgtatattgtatattgtcaacatggaatctcgAAATCTgaagcctagtaagatctgatgaacctcaAGCTTTAAGACTAGCTTGTAAGGTGGAGACCCCAAAGcctgtacttgttccctgttcctgtgagaatccaccctgaaggggatcttaggctagcagtttcagactgaataatggaccttAAGATAAATGACAGTCCCAGTTAGGTGAGGCTAAGCATAAGCTAAGTGTCTTCTTAGCTCAGTAGGCAGCACATCAGTCTCATaaactgaaggtcctgagtttaatCCTCAAGGGGATGtggtacaatgggagaagcttctaaggcaaaaagagacagcttatttatttaatcccacctaactgggattgtcattgaccttagggtccattattcagtctgaaactgctaaccTGAGATTCCCTttagggtggattctcatgggaacagggaacaactAGAAGCTTTGGAGTCTCCAACTTACAAGTTAGTCCTAAAACTTGAGGTTCATCAGATCTTCTAGGCTgtaagtttggggtttctagattccatgttgatctatagatagatagatagaggcaTAGAAAGGAAGgtatatccatatctatctatgtatatacagATTTACCCTCTTTTCTTCTGTATGGCATATCTTCCCCATTTAGGTATAGGTGGGTCTCAAGATggaattccttccctctcttatttcCAGTTCTGTGTATCCCAATGGCCACTCATTGTCTCCTTGTAGCTATAGCACAGACACTGCCTGGGAACAAGGGCAGATACACGCTTGTTTAGGAGCTAAGTGACCAGAAGCCAAGATGTCCTTTGATTGACTCATAGCATGAAGCTTGGGGAACCGCTAGCTTGGGAGCCCCGAGTCTAGAGTCCAGTCCTGTTCCTCATTAGTTTTGAAGTGTTGGGTAAGTTGCCTCTCTGCTCTTGGctgcagtttcctcattggtaaaggGAGGGTTTTGGACTGGAGGATCTCCatgttccttccagctcagtTGTTCTCTGACTCAGGGGCCCAGTACCTCATTGAATGACGAAGGTAAGCATCCATCTCGCTCTGTGATATTGGGAAGAAGCAGGTTGTTTTCGGCGAGTGCCTCATTACTATTGTCACACAGGTTATGGATCCTACAGATCTGGAAGAGAGGCAAAGCAGTCATGATCACACTGATGTTTCTAAAACAGGAGACGAATGGGCCATccaatcacagaatcacagaacctCAGAGTGGGCAGGGGGCCCAAGTGGGCATCTGGTACACCCCGTGCCTGAAATGGAAATGGCTCTTTCATCTCTCTAGCAAGTCAGAATCCAAACTTTGCTTGAGGACTTCAGTGAAGGGTTGTTATTCCTGCAAAGATGATGCAGTTCGTTTTGGGCTAGATAGAGTGAAGATCAAGTTTTTCCCAACACCAACTCTTTTATTTGCCTCTTTCTGATTCCCACTATTAATGCCCCATGGACCAAGAAGAACAAGGCTAGTTTGCCTTGCCACATTATAGCCCTTTAGACCCTTAAAAGGCAACTCTCAGGTGCTCCTcagttcttctcttcttcaggctaaacccCCTTCCCCACTCCTCATTTATGTTTGGCACTAGGAGGGTCAAACTTTCACCTAAAAATGAGCTCGAGGCATAACTGGAAAGAACAGTATCCAATAGATTCCTTTACATTTTGGACATTATTGTAACCTTTTTGTGATCTTGTATCAAAGGCTAGTTTCTGCTCTCATGGGGAACGGGCCATCTAGCTtatcattttaaatgttttttttttccctttggggaagatttCACTATGGAGAGTCCACAATCAAAGAATGTTACAGTGTGGCGGCCGACTGCCAAGAAACCCTGGGGTTCTTTGGAGGTGATCCTTTTCTAATCTTTCCAGACAGAGTCAACAAGGTAGAGattcattctttttaaagatagagaaaagggGCTCAGATTAGTAAATGGAGTCCTCACAAATCAAGGGTGGAGTTGGAGATGGAAGCCAAGTCTCCTGAATTGCGTCCCATCTCCAAGACCTGGTCCTCTCCAGAATGGAAAATAATCTCTTAAAGCCCAGCtaggagaaggagaaaatacAGAGGAAGGTTCTGTCTCCGACTGCCTGGGTCCATAGTTAGAGGCAAAGTCCTTCAAGCCAAATGAGAGTGAGTGCCGCACTCCAACTCCGGGGCCAGGAGGAGAGATCCTGAAGGTCTGGGCGCTGCCCTGCTTGGTCTACTCAATCTACTACCCACCTCCTCTTTCAGGTCGGACGCTGTCTTCTCGAGATATTTGGCGTGATTCACTATTGAATCCAGGTCAGGAATGCTGGACGGCAGTTTGCTTGAGAGCTCATACCCTGTAAATCCTTTCT contains these protein-coding regions:
- the IL6 gene encoding interleukin-6 produces the protein MNPLLQITGSLRPVALTLMLLMATAAFPTPGSWEKGFTGYELSSKLPSSIPDLDSIVNHAKYLEKTASDLKEEICRIHNLCDNSNEALAENNLLLPNITERDGCLPSSFNEETCLIKIISGLQDFDIFLNYMETEMEDNRFQTLKLSTTQLANTLKTVIKKTDLVPTTNPTTSSILLSELQSLTAWSRKVGFRLILWHYTRFIQGTVRAVRYLKTRSLDA